From one Leptospira licerasiae serovar Varillal str. VAR 010 genomic stretch:
- a CDS encoding GAF domain-containing SpoIIE family protein phosphatase, with protein sequence MELDYKTRLEEIEKVEGYFRRSPEGIWSYELDSPLDTTLPIEEQCRLIYENARLTHCNDTMARIYGYHNAEEIKGILLKDLVGPINKMNMFGINEFIRLGYKIHDSESEEVDLRGKRKYFLSTALGVVEDGFLLRAWGVQKDVTSIRAAESRLKRTIALESLLTQLSRYFLSVEPGNTTEAVNHALGELGKFCGADRAFLFLYTHAGLTISNTNEWCADGIEHRIHLLQNLPIETFPKSDYDTISNKGHIVYDSLDNVPSTHASLRNLLERRGTRSLVVVGLSSRDEELGFIGFDSVKERKLWTEEDIYILRLVGDLIVLAFDRQKRESDLNDFYERMNHDLELARLTQRSLVSREFPSSPFYKMDSYFRPFEKVGGDIITYIQHENGVLDILFGDVSGHGISSAMISGMAVLSFRHHAKAGLSPAEGIQQFVKDLKPMVVEHHIAAVWARFFPLEKKLVYSYAGHPPIVLFRGEEKIELKGMNLPLLIFDSIEYFNESVKLQKDDRIVFYSDGMYEVFNAEGRILDLPGFQEILLQHRDLVNLDEYLDQVVSEVFQFSEGVFGDDMAMLVIDING encoded by the coding sequence ATGGAATTGGATTATAAAACCCGGCTCGAGGAAATCGAGAAGGTAGAAGGTTATTTTCGTAGGTCTCCGGAAGGTATTTGGTCCTACGAGTTGGATTCTCCTTTAGATACCACTCTTCCTATTGAGGAACAGTGTAGATTGATCTATGAGAACGCAAGACTTACACATTGCAACGATACCATGGCCAGGATCTATGGATATCATAATGCGGAAGAGATCAAAGGTATTCTGTTAAAGGATCTTGTTGGACCGATTAACAAGATGAATATGTTCGGAATCAACGAATTCATTCGCTTGGGTTACAAGATACACGACAGCGAATCCGAAGAAGTCGATCTAAGAGGAAAACGTAAATATTTTTTAAGCACTGCCTTGGGCGTGGTGGAGGATGGATTTTTGCTTCGCGCTTGGGGAGTGCAGAAGGACGTAACCTCCATTCGTGCGGCCGAGTCCAGGCTCAAGAGAACAATCGCATTAGAAAGTTTGCTCACTCAGCTTTCCAGATATTTTTTGAGCGTAGAACCCGGGAACACGACCGAAGCAGTGAACCATGCATTGGGTGAACTTGGGAAATTCTGCGGAGCGGATAGAGCATTTTTGTTTTTATACACTCATGCAGGCCTGACCATCTCTAACACGAATGAATGGTGTGCGGATGGAATTGAACATAGGATCCATCTATTACAAAATCTTCCAATAGAAACATTTCCTAAATCCGATTACGATACAATCAGCAACAAAGGCCATATCGTTTATGATTCTTTGGATAATGTTCCTTCTACACATGCTTCCTTAAGAAATCTTTTGGAAAGAAGAGGGACTCGTTCCTTAGTTGTGGTCGGTCTTTCTTCTCGTGACGAAGAGCTTGGTTTTATAGGATTCGATTCCGTTAAAGAGCGAAAACTTTGGACGGAAGAGGATATTTATATTCTAAGGTTAGTGGGTGACTTGATCGTTCTGGCGTTCGATAGACAAAAAAGAGAATCCGATCTGAACGATTTTTACGAAAGAATGAACCATGATCTGGAACTGGCACGACTCACCCAAAGATCTTTGGTTTCCAGAGAATTTCCTAGTTCACCTTTTTATAAAATGGATAGTTATTTCCGTCCTTTTGAAAAAGTGGGAGGGGATATCATAACATATATCCAACATGAGAACGGCGTTCTGGATATTTTATTCGGAGACGTTTCCGGTCATGGGATCTCTTCCGCAATGATTTCCGGAATGGCCGTACTTTCCTTTAGGCATCATGCGAAAGCAGGTCTTTCTCCTGCAGAAGGTATCCAACAATTTGTAAAAGATCTAAAACCTATGGTGGTAGAACATCATATCGCCGCAGTATGGGCCAGATTTTTTCCTTTAGAAAAGAAGTTAGTCTATTCTTATGCGGGCCATCCTCCTATCGTTCTGTTTAGAGGAGAGGAAAAGATAGAGCTGAAAGGTATGAATCTCCCTCTTTTGATCTTCGATTCTATAGAATATTTTAATGAGTCTGTTAAATTACAAAAAGATGATAGGATCGTATTTTACTCGGACGGAATGTACGAAGTGTTTAACGCGGAAGGCAGGATCTTGGATCTTCCCGGATTCCAAGAAATTCTTCTCCAGCATAGAGATCTTGTGAATTTAGATGAATATTTGGACCAAGTCGTCTCGGAAGTATTCCAATTTTCGGAAGGAGTGTTCGGGGACGATATGGCAATGTTAGTTATTGATATTAACGGTTGA